One window of Pyrus communis chromosome 12, drPyrComm1.1, whole genome shotgun sequence genomic DNA carries:
- the LOC137711316 gene encoding glycine-rich cell wall structural protein 1.0-like: protein MAPPQKIASVAFLVMLSLGICCATRALFTTEQFGAHTLSTTDAVGGGYGGGSGEGGGAGYGTAGGGGHGGGGGGGSGGGSGAAAGGAGFGSGAGEGGGAGYGAGGEHGAGYGGGGGGGSGGGGGGGVGSGVGGGEGGGSGGGYGAGGGAAAGGGHGGGGGGGSGGGGGGGAGGAGYGKGGGAGSGAGGGYGGAGGGAGGGGGGGSGGGGGGGGAHGSGGAGYGGGAGSGEGGGHGGYAP from the coding sequence ATGGCTCCTCCTCAAAAGATTGCTAGCGTTGCTTTCCTTGTGATGTTAAGTTTAGGAATTTGTTGTGCCACCAGAGCCCTTTTTACTACTGAACAATTTGGAGCCCACACCCTGTCTACTACTGATGCTGTAGGAGGGGGATATGGTGGCGGTAGTGGAGAAGGGGGTGGTGCTGGCTACGGAACTGCTGGTGGGGGAGGACACGGTGGTGGAGGCGGTGGCGGTAGTGGTGGTGGCAGTGGTGCTGCAGCTGGAGGTGCTGGGTTTGGAAGTGGGGCTGGTGAAGGAGGAGGTGCAGGGTATGGTGCTGGAGGAGAACATGGGGCTGGATATGGTggaggtggcggtggtggtagcggtggtggtggtggaggaggtgTAGGTTCTGGAGTAGGGGGTGGTGAAGGAGGTGGTTCTGGAGGTGGTTATGGTGCTGGAGGAGGAGCAGCAGCAGGTGGTGGccatggaggaggaggaggtggtggtagtggtggtggtggaggtggtggcgCAGGTGGTGCTGGATATGGAAAAGGTGGAGGGGCTGGTAGCGGAGCTGGTGGTGGCTATGGTGGTGCTGGTGGTGGTGCTGGTGGCGGAGGTGGTGGCGGctctggtggtggtggaggtggtggaggTGCACATGGCAGTGGTGGAGCTGGCTATGGAGGTGGTGCAGGGAGTGGTGAAGGTGGTGGTCATGGTGGCTATGCACCTTGA